The Carassius auratus strain Wakin chromosome 11, ASM336829v1, whole genome shotgun sequence DNA window tttggaTTTGTGATCAGAACTGTAGTGACTAGTTAGTTATGAAACTATCTGTGATTTAGTCATTGATGGCTATTGTTTTCAGGGCAAATTACCACAACCTCGCTAACTTTCCTTCAAGACAAGAGTCAGGATACTACAGTGAGGTAGAAATCACGCTAACAAGTCAAAAACATTACCTAAAGGAGGCCTTTTGCTTAGTAAGTTGCATATGATGTTTGAtaaattgttgaatttttttctAATTCTTGTTCACAGGTGAACATCTTGGTTCTCAGGGAGGTAACTACCAAATCTGTCTCCATGAAGCTGCGGCGCAGCACAGTCCTGAGAAGACGACGGCTTCAACAGCGAGAGCATGTGAAGGGCTCTGAGAGCATCTGTGTGGTGTTGAGTGACACCGACTGCGGTCAGTCAGACAGTGTGCAGGAAATACGGGAGCCTGTGTCTGTTATTCGTGATATGAAGCCAGTAAGGAAGAGTAGAGCTGGTTCATCATGTCGCGTGAGAACAGATGATGAGAGGCCGCTTGCTGTTGTGGAAGCACAACATGGGACGGTTCAGAAGATCTCCCTGGCTCCTGGAGCAATGGCTGAGGACACTCTAGAGAAACTCCGGTTTAGGGCTAATACCTCTGAGACCGAGATTGAGTCTCGAGCTGAGCTTGAGGCTGTTTTGGACGAATCCAGTACTGATTTCACAGTGGAATCGGGTCCCAGCTCACCCTGTCGTCCTGTCCACACTGTAAGATGCAGAGAGTGCGAGAGACTTTTCACCAAGATGAGAAAACAGCCCACCCCGGAAAAGAAAAGCAGAGATACAGGTTAATATTTCAGATGTGCTGTTTGTAGAAGTGATAAACATTACATAAAAGCACCTGTTATCATGTTACCAAAAATATGTTTTCGTGTATTAGATCCAACATCTTTATCTTGTGATGTGTGGGTTCTGCTTAAGAAGTGGCACCCTCAGAGACACCGTCATCGAGAGAAGGGGTATGTTATCTCTTACATTAATATAGCACTGATAATTACAAGACTTACAGTAGAGCTATGTTTATAGAAAGCCcagagggttttttttatttttaggaactCATTGGTCTTAGCCAAGTTTGATTTAAAAGCCCATCTTGCCAGCGGTGAATTACCGCTTTAATAATCATatatgaatcagtttgaatgtgATTTGTGTGAATGTTGATCTTCAGATTGTTGTGGACAAGCCTGAGTCGGATCAGGAAGCTGTTAGCAGGAAGCTCAGATTTTGCAGCTGTCAACAGAACAGAAGTGAACTGCTCCAGACCTCATGTGTTTCAGCAGAGGTGAGTCAATATGTCATTCATGATCACAATTCATTTATTGATATAGATTAtggttattattagtagtatgaCAGATTTTTGtagtacaatttattttttattttttttaattcatcaaatttaACCAAATACAATATACACTGCCGTTCTCACCaaggatacatttatttgatcagaaacagtgaaatatcatcacaatttaaagaaACTGTTTTAATTTTCAGACTATAAATCGCACCCGAGTATAAGTCTCATCTGTCCAAAACTACGTCATGacgaggggaaaaaaacatatatgtcgcactggactataagtcgcatttatttagaaccaagcaccaacagaaaacattactgtctacagtcgtgagagggcgctctcgcggctggagacggtaatgttttctctttgttcatttctctcggttcatgtcgaattaattttgataaataagtcgcacctgactataagtcgcaggaccagccgaactatgaaaaaagtgtgacataTAGTCAGGAAAATACGGGTAATACTATTTTGatattgtaatttaattgaaTTCTGTCTTTAAGGTCGCAttattctttagaaataatttgaATACGCTGATTTTCTactccagaaacatttcttattgttatcagtgttgaaaacactgcttaatatttttgtagaaacagtgatactttttttcaggattttttcctGAATAGAAATTTCAGAAGAATAGTGTTTAGAATAATTTGAaattaaccctctcaggctcaaattaagttttaataactTTAGTAACCtttagtaaagtttttagtactctggagtaataaggtttttagttactttactgttgcaaatctgcaacgcctgccttgagagggttaaaaACATCTGTAGCATAATGAATAACTGTTGTCACTTAAAAAACAACAGCTGAAGAACAGTGTACATAAATGGAAAGGtagaatttttaaaacatttttgtatattttaattttagtagtcAAGTCACCTATATTTATGTAGCGATTTATGCAATCCAGATTGTGTTAAAGCAGAAAAATAATGTCCAtgcaaaacaaaattttattcTGCTGTATAGCAGCTCTAAAAAGAGGACAATGGTAAAACTCAAatatttcagttaaaggcagttcattgttgattcgCTTGTATCATtttccagctcagttcagttctcttccaatagtgtctttGCTGATTCAATGGTAATGCCATAAAATACTCCAGTATTGTGCGTATATatgtagtaaaataatttttgtatgcATATATCTAGGAATTTACGTCGCTGCAAGTATCTGCTTTCCATTCAGACCAACCTGTCCATAACCAAAGCAAAGCCACGGCATCGTAAGAGGTCCCGATCTGTGGTCTGGCCTCCTGTTGCTGGCTGGACATCTTCAGTGAAAAGGAAGCCTTCTTTGAACAACACATTATCTCAGCAGCTTTCTCCTCTCAACCTTAGCGTCAGTGCGACGCAGAAGGACAAACCGCTTGTAGATGACAAGATTTCAAGATTAAATGCAGATTTGAAGCAGAACTCTGAAGCCTCCAGTGAACAGAGGACGACTAATGTCCGGGGCAAACTGAACAAGCAGGAAGTGTTTGATGGCATAGACGGAACACGGCG harbors:
- the si:ch211-227n13.3 gene encoding uncharacterized protein si:ch211-227n13.3 isoform X1; this translates as MDMLDLLSQQTDYRHFEREANYHNLANFPSRQESGYYSEVNILVLREVTTKSVSMKLRRSTVLRRRRLQQREHVKGSESICVVLSDTDCGQSDSVQEIREPVSVIRDMKPVRKSRAGSSCRVRTDDERPLAVVEAQHGTVQKISLAPGAMAEDTLEKLRFRANTSETEIESRAELEAVLDESSTDFTVESGPSSPCRPVHTVRCRECERLFTKMRKQPTPEKKSRDTDPTSLSCDVWVLLKKWHPQRHRHREKGLLWTSLSRIRKLLAGSSDFAAVNRTEVNCSRPHVFQQRNLRRCKYLLSIQTNLSITKAKPRHRKRSRSVVWPPVAGWTSSVKRKPSLNNTLSQQLSPLNLSVSATQKDKPLVDDKISRLNADLKQNSEASSEQRTTNVRGKLNKQEVFDGIDGTRRALNFDDTSETVAGEAAKQRKSPRHKHKPGVNHQAQTGFLNEQQEEISEASDGFRTPTDLFSVKPKMKRGNQKKVSASGVTKPAAQKPNFMSMLATLVKNQNQIIKESCK
- the si:ch211-227n13.3 gene encoding uncharacterized protein si:ch211-227n13.3 isoform X2, translating into MKLRRSTVLRRRRLQQREHVKGSESICVVLSDTDCGQSDSVQEIREPVSVIRDMKPVRKSRAGSSCRVRTDDERPLAVVEAQHGTVQKISLAPGAMAEDTLEKLRFRANTSETEIESRAELEAVLDESSTDFTVESGPSSPCRPVHTVRCRECERLFTKMRKQPTPEKKSRDTDPTSLSCDVWVLLKKWHPQRHRHREKGLLWTSLSRIRKLLAGSSDFAAVNRTEVNCSRPHVFQQRNLRRCKYLLSIQTNLSITKAKPRHRKRSRSVVWPPVAGWTSSVKRKPSLNNTLSQQLSPLNLSVSATQKDKPLVDDKISRLNADLKQNSEASSEQRTTNVRGKLNKQEVFDGIDGTRRALNFDDTSETVAGEAAKQRKSPRHKHKPGVNHQAQTGFLNEQQEEISEASDGFRTPTDLFSVKPKMKRGNQKKVSASGVTKPAAQKPNFMSMLATLVKNQNQIIKESCK